The Coccidioides posadasii str. Silveira chromosome 3, complete sequence genome contains a region encoding:
- the VMA1 gene encoding H(+)-transporting V1 sector ATPase subunit A (BUSCO:81295at4751~EggNog:ENOG410PH6V~COG:C~BUSCO:2565at33183) produces the protein MLGLGRPSFKRRPSILDLIHQDTTVSPKIQSRTTQANNKQLPVGVGRRKSVPDDDNAVLQPSLPPESLPLSQHTMPSKDSKGTHPEDAAYHGAVFSVSGPVIVAEGMIGCAMNELCKVGYDQIVGEVIRLEGDRATIQVYEETAGVKVGDPVIRTGKPLSVELGPGLMETIYDGIQRPLKAISDVSDSIYIPRGISLPALDRKKKWDFKPINFKVGDHITGGDIWGTVFENSLFHDHKILLPPRARGTITRIAEAGSYTVEEKLLEVEFQGKKTEYGMMHVWPVRVPRPVNEKLASESPFIVGQRVLDSLFPSVQGGTVCIPGAFGCGKTVISQSVSKFSNSDIIVYVGCGERGNEMAEVLMDFPELSITVEGRKEPIMKRTCLIANTSNMPVAAREASIYTGITVAEYFRDQGKHVAMMADSSSRWAEALREISGRLGEMPADQGFPAYLGAKLASFYERAGNSLALGSPERKGSVSIVGAVSPPGGDFADPVTSSTLNIVQVFWGLDKKLAQRKHFPSVNTSISYSKYTAILDKFYAKEHPEFPRLRDKIKELLSNSEELDQVVQLVGKSALGDPDKITLDVAALIKDDFLQQNGYSDYDQFCPLWKTEYMMKAFMQYFDESQKAIAQGQSWTKVREATADIQTTLRNMKFEVPDDEQAVTQKYEKILQDMSEKFASVSDE, from the exons ATGCTAGGTCTCGGGCGGCCTTCATTCAAACGTCGACCCTCAATTTTGGATCTGATTCACCAGGATACCACCGTCTCGCCCAAAATACAGTCTCGTACCACCCAAGCGAACAATAAGCAGCTTCCCGTTGGTGTCGGTCGTCGCAAGTCCGTGCCAGACGACGACAACGCCGTTCTTCAGCCTTCGCTTCCACCCGAGTCTCTTCCCCTTTCGCAGCACACAATGCCTTCCAAAGATTCTAAAGGCACTCACCCGGAAGATGCAGCATATCATGGCGCCGTCTTCTCAGTCTCCGGTCCCGTCATCGTGGCCGAGGGTATGATAGGCTGTGCTATGAACGAGCTG TGTAAAGTTGGCTATGACCAAATCGTCGGAGAAGTCATTCGCCTCGAAGGAGATCGAGCTACAATCCAGGTCTACGAGGAAACCG CTGGAGTAAAGGTCGGGGATCCTGTCATTCGCACGGGGAAACCCTTGTCCGTCGAGCTTGGGCCGGGTTTGATGGAAACGATCTACGATGGTATCCAACGTCCGCTCAAAGCTATTTCTGACGTTTCGGATAGCATTTACATCCCTCGAGGCATATCCCTTCCAGCTCTTGACcgaaagaagaaatgggacTTCAAGCCAATTAATTTCAAGGTCGGCGACCATATCACGGGCGGGGACATTTGGGGAACCGTGTTCGAGAACAGTTTGTTTCATGACCATAAGATCCTCCTTCCTCCTCGTGCTCGAGGCACTATTACCCGTATTGCCGAAGCTGGTAGCTATACTGTCGAGGAGAAGCTCCTGGAAGTCGAATTCCAAGGGAAGAAGACAGAGTATGGCATGATGCATGTTTGGCCAGTTCGAGTTCCCCGCCCCGTCAACGAAAAACTTGCTTCGGAATCACCTTTTATTGTCGGCCAGCGTGTTTTGGATTCTCTATTCCCAAGTGTACAAGGAGGAACAGTTTGTATTCCTGGTGCCTTCGGATGCGGCAAGACCGTCATCAGTCAGAGTGTTTCCAAGTTCTCTAATAGCGACATCATTGTTTACGTTGGTTGCGGAGAGAGAGGAAATGAGATGGCCGAAGTCTTGATGGATTTCCCCGAG CTCTCTATCACCGTCGAGGGACGAAAAGAACCCATCATGAAACGTACTTGCCTAATTGCCAATACATCTAACATGCCCGTAGCTGCCCGAGAAGCATCCATCTATACAGGTATCactgttgcagaatatttCCGTGACCAAGGCAAACATGTCGCTATGATGGCCGACTCTAGCTCCCGCTGGGCGGAAGCGTTACGAGAAATCTCCGGTCGTCTCGGTGAGATGCCAGCAGATCAAGGTTTCCCGGCGTATCTCGGTGCAAAACTGGCATCTTTCTATGAACGAGCTGGAAACAGTCTAGCTCTCGGTAGCCCAGAGCGGAAGGGAAGTGTCAGCATCGTCGGTGCTGTCAGTCCTCCGGGAGGTGATTTCGCGGATCCGGTTACTTCCAGCACTCTCAATATTGTCCAAGTGTTCTGGGGTCTCGACAAGAAGCTCGCCCAGCGAAAACACTTCCCGTCTGTCAATACATCGATATCCTACAGCAAATATACTGCCATCCTCGACAAGTTCTATGCAAAGGAGCACCCCGAGTTCCCCCGGCTGCGAGATAAGATCAAGGAATTGCTGAGTAACTCCGAAGAGCTAGACCAAGTCGTTCAACTTGTGGGAAAATCCGCTCTGGGAGACCCGGACAAGATCACTTTGGATGTCGCTGCGTTGATCAAGGACGATTTCTTACAGCAGAACGGCTACAGTGATTATGATCAGTTCTGCCCTCTTTGGAAGACCGAATACATGATGAAAGCGTTCATGCAGTATTTCGATGAAAGCCAGAAAGCCATCGCACAAGGTCAGAGCTGGACCAAAGTCAGAGAGGCAACCGCCGACATCCAGACTACTCTCCGAAACATGAAGTTCGAGGTTCCCGACGACGAGCAAGCAGTCACACAGAAG TACGAGAAAATCCTCCAAGATATGTCGGAGAAGTTTGCTTCGGTTTCTGATGAGTAG
- the VPS1 gene encoding vacuolar protein sorting-associated protein 1 (EggNog:ENOG410PIAR~COG:U~BUSCO:2504at33183), with protein sequence MASPTGYSINVNDPSLISLVNKLQDVFTTVGVQNPIDLPQIVVVGSQSSGKSSVLENIVGRDFLPRGSGIVTRRPLVLQLINKPALVKSQANGIKEDKQIETTDKESNLDEYGEFLHIPGQKFYDFNKIREEIVRETEAKTGRNAGISPQPINLRIYSPNVLTLTLVDLPGLTKVPVGDQPKDIEKQIREMVLKHISKPNAIILAVTAANQDLANSDGLKLAREVDPEGQRTIGVLTKVDLMDLGTDVVDILAGRIIPLRLGYVPVVNRGQRDIENKRPISYALEHEKNFFENHKAYRSKSSYCGTPYLAKKLNLILMMHIKQTLPDIKARIASSLQKYSSELSQLGDSMLGNTSNIVLNIITEFSNEYRTVLDGNNQELSSVELSGGARISFVFHELYSNGVKAVDPFDQVKDIDIRTILYNSSGSSPALFVGTTAFELIVKQQIRRLEEPSLKCVSLVFDELVRILGQLLNKQPFRRYPQLREKFHAVVIAFFKKAMDPTNKLVRDLVAMESCYVNTGHPDFITGNRAMAIIQERQNAGKPTQVDPKTGKPLPISHQPPRSASPSLEPENSGFFGSFFASKNKKKMAAMEPPPPTLKASGTLSERENSEVEVIKLLINSYYNIVKRTMIDMVPKAIMLNLVQFTKDEIQRELLGSIYKAEEIDDLLRESEYTIRRRKECQQMVESLTKASEIVSQVQ encoded by the exons ATGGCATCCCCAACTGGCTATTC GATAAATGTTAATGACCCATCGCTTATTTCCCTTGTCAATAAGTTGCAGGATGTGTTTACGACAGTCGGA GTTCAAAACCCGATAGATTTACCGCAGATCGTCGTGGTCGGCTCGCAGTCAAGTGGAAAGAGCTCCGTCCTTGAGAATATTGTCGGAAGAGATTT TCTTCCCAGAGGATCCGGCATCGTAACCAGACGACCGCTAGTGCTACAATTGATCAATAAGCCCGCTCTTGTCAAGTCACAGGCAAATGGGATCAAGGAGGACAAGCAGATTGAGACCACCGATAAGGAGTCGAATCTCGACGAGTATGGAGAGTTCTTGCATATCCCAGGTCAGAAATTCTACGATTTCAACAAAATCCGAGAGGAAATCGTTCGAGAAACCGAGGCGAAGACCGGCCGTAATGCAGGAATCTCTCCTCAGCCGATTAATTTACGAATTTACTCCCCCAACGTGCTGACACTGACCTTGGTTGACTTGCCCGGTCTTACTAAAGTGCCGGTCGGTGATCAACCCAAAGATATTGAGAAGCAAATAAGAGAAATGGTCTTAAAACATATCAGCAAGCCGAACGCGATTATTCTTGCCGTAACGGCTGCTAACCAGGATTTGGCTAACTCCGACGGTTTGAAACTGGCTCGCGAGGTGGACCCTGAAGGCCAGCGGACAATCGGCGTTCTCACCAAAGTTGATCTTATGGATTTGGGAACGGATGTTGTGGATATTCTTGCTGGCAGAATTATCCCGCTACGGTTAGGCTACGTCCCTGTGGTTAATAGAGGTCAACGAGACATCGAGAATAAGCGACCAATCTCCTATGCACTTGAGCACGAGAAAAACTTCTTTGAAAACCACAAGGCATACAGAAGCAAGTCCTCGTACTGCGGTACCCCGTATTTGGCCAAAAAATTAAACTTG ATTCTAATGATGCACATTAAACAAACCCTTCCCGACATCAAAGCCCGCATTGCGTCCTCCTTGCAAAAATACTCTTCGGAATTGAGCCAATTGGGCGATTCCATGCTTGGTAACACTTCAAACATCGTCCTCAATATCATCACCGAATTCAGCAACGAGTACAGAACCGTTTTAGATGGTAATAACCAGGAACTATCTAGCGTGGAATTGTCAGGTGGAGCTCGTATCAGTTTCGTCTTCCACGAGCTTTATTCCAACGGGGTCAAGGCCGTGGATCCGTTTGATCAAGTGAAGGACATCGATATTCGCACCATTCTGTATAACTCTTCCGGTTCATCTCCCGCTCTTTTTGTCGGGACAACAGCTTTTGAGCTGATTGTGAAGCAGCAAATTCGAAGACTAGAGGAACCTAGTTTAAAGTGTGTGTCGCTTGTCTTTGATGAGCTCGTTCGCATTCTTGGCCAATTGTTGAACAAGCAGCCTTTCCGGAGATATCCTCAGCTCAGGGAGAAATTCCATGCAGTCGTTATAGCATTCTTCAAAAAGGCTATGGATCCGACCAATAAACTTGTCAGAGATCTTGTGGCCATGGAGTCGTGCTACGTCAACACTGGACATCCTGACTTCATTACCGGTAACAGG GCCATGGCTATTATCCAGGAACGACAAAATGCTGGCAAACCCACGCAGGTTGATCCAAAAACCGGAAAGCCGCTTCCTATCTCCCATCAACCGCCCCGTTCCGCTAGCCCATCTCTGGAGCCCGAAAATTCTGGGTTCTTCGGGAGCTTTTTCGCTTcaaagaacaaaaagaagatggcTGCAATGGAGCCTCCACCACCAACTTTGAAGGCTTCCGGCACCCTCTCCGAACGAGAAAATTCAGAAGTTGAGGTTATCA AACTCCTCATAAATTCTTATTACAATATTGTAAAACGGACAATGATAGACATGGTCCCCAAAGCCATTATGCTCAATCTTGTGCA GTTCACCAAGGATGAGATACAGCGAGAATTACTTGGAAGTATATACAAGGCCGAAGAGATCGACGACTTACTCCGCGAAAGCGAATACACTATCCGACGCCGGAAAGAATGTCAGCAAATGGTTGAGAGTTTGACTAAAGCAAGTGAGATTGTCAGCCAGGTTCAGTAA
- the FAL1 gene encoding RNA helicase (EggNog:ENOG410PHSA~COG:A~BUSCO:7104at33183), with protein sequence MADNFDRTADERIEFTTSKEVTVAPTFDDMHLKENLLRGIYAYGFESPSAIQSRAIVQICKGRDTIAQAQSGTGKTATFAISILQVIDTALRETQALVLSPTRELATQIQNVIMAVGDYMNVQCHACIGGTNVGDDIRKLDHGQHVVSGTPGRVADMIRRRHLRTRHIKMLVLDEADDLLARGFREQIYDVYRYLPPATQVVVLSATLPYDVLSMTTKFMTDPVRILVKRDELTLEGLKQYFIAVEKEEWKFDTLCDLYDTLTITQAVIFCNTRRKVDWLTDKMREANFTVSSMHGEMPQKERDSIMQDFRQGNSRVLISTDVWARGIDVQQVSLVINYDLPSNRENYIHRIGRSGRFGRKGVAINFVTSEDVRILRDIELYYSTQIDEMPMNVADLLG encoded by the exons ATGGCGGACAATTTCGATAGAACCGCAGATG AGAGGATCGAGTTCACGACCTCGAAGGAGGTAACGGTGGCCCCGACCTTCGATGATATGCATCTGAAGGAGAACCTCCTACGGGGTATCTATGCATATGGGTTTGAGTCACCGTCAGCCATTCAGTCTCGCGCCATCGTCCAGATCTGCAAAGGCCGCGATACTATAGCACAGGCGCAATCCGGGACTGGTAAAACTGCAACGTTTGCAATTAGCATCCTACAAGTTATTGACACCGCGCTTCGTGAGACTCAAG CGTTGGTTCTTTCCCCGACTCGTGAACTTGCGACCCAGATCCAGAACGTTATTATGGCTGTTGGCGACTACATGAACGTGCAATGCCACGCATGCATTGGAGGAACCAACGTTGGTGATGATATTAGAAAGCTGGACCATGGTCAGCATGTCGTATCCGGAACCCCTGGTCGTGTCGCAGATATGATCCGACGCCGCCACCTTCGCACACGTCACATTAAGATGCTCGTTCTCGATGAAGCCGATGATCTCCTGGCGCGCGGGTTCCGCGAACAGATTTATGACGTTTACCGATACCTTCCCCCCGCAACTCAGGTGGTCGTATTGTCTGCTACTCTACCTTACGATGTCCTCTCCATGACCACAAAGTTTATGACAGACCCAGTTCGCATCTTGGTGAAGCGTGACGAATTGACTTTGGAAGGCTTGAAGCAATACTTTATTGCAgtggaaaaagaagaatggaaATTTGATACCCTTTGCGATCTCTACGACACTCTCACGATCACACAGGCAGTTATTTTCTGCAATACTCGCCGCAAGGTTGACTGGCTGACCGATAAAATGAGAGAAGCAAACTTCACAGTTTCAAGTATGCATGGAGAAATGCCACAGAAGGAGCGAGACAGCATCATGCAAGACTTCAGACAGGGAAATTCTCGGGTTCTTATATCCACCGACGTTTGGGCCCGAGGTATCGATGTGCAACAGGTGTCATTGGTTATCAACTACGATCTACCCAGCAACCGTGAGAATTATATTCACAGGATCGGTCGAAGCGGACGCTTTGGACGCAAAGGTGTTGCGATCAACTTTGTCACAAGCGAAGATGTCAGGATTCTGAGGGATATCGAACTCTATTATTCCACCCAAATTGATGAAATGCCTATGAACG TTGCCGATCTCCTGGGTTAA
- a CDS encoding uncharacterized protein (EggNog:ENOG410PJ1V~COG:S~BUSCO:2658at33183), protein MHDTEYIHQPGCPATSELHSDPKTIFLPLDQPNIFIFPSSRYIAPRLVAVSLPPYISDTYPIGLVPLSSFGDLLVPYTSLTLQKARLYSLSHTTHLPKRSATQNQFALCLVVWPKASLNAYEASPNQPASAGPDRSNSASNPHSALDVSTTTNPPSPRYSAAELLSLLRYPPEPTTRRSHLRRRREPSTERADIQGGTSRSSGLGNSRGGRIPPEGSSEQAQGQEQDDRPLSKRRRLENDNMKPDGGASASSTNGFSPASNGTGSSPFRKSITSNALSGRSSNSYSQAQPQTNGSTEPSLPRTYYGHDREEVTRILIQSLYDLGYSEAAATLSRESKYELESPAVAALRTSVLEGQWLEAETILLSSFFEGVENVADGKHAVGQPRHEGLVLAEGADRNEMLFSLRQQKFLELLENRDLAAALMVLRQELTPLNHDIARLHSLSSLLMCPPENLRVQAGLEDSVIDSRRKLLAELSKSISPSVMIPGHRLATLLDQVKQNQINRCLYHNTAEPPSLYSNHMCDRSQFPTQVTLELNQHTNEVWYLEFSHDGTKLATTSSDRSVIIYDTRTFGVIHKLTDHGGPVAFATWSPDDTKLISCSQDCKARLWDVETGRCLLTIDHHREPVTSAAWAPDSESFVTCSLDNKSQLCLWSVHGDPLYTWAGSSRIRDCAISPDGRRLIAISTDRRIHVYNFPTREEEYSMRLDLDLTCINISSDSRYMLVNMSEGEVQLLDIETKDVVRQYSGQKQGNFIIRSTFGGAAENFVVSGSEDSRIYIWHKENCMLVETLEGHAKGCVNAVAWNPKDPGVFASAGDDRKVKIWTNGHTTIPTTKSYVSPNGSTRSSAVGLTISRSSSTR, encoded by the exons ATGCATGA CACAGAGTACATCCACCAGCCAGGATGTCCAGCAACCTCAGAGCTCCATTCGGACCCCAAGACCATCTTTCTCCCACTTGATCAACCCAACATATTCATATTTCCCTCGAGTCGCTACATAGCACCTCGCCTCGTGGCCGTATCACTACCTCCCTATATCTCTGACACCTATCCTATTGGGCTTGTTCCACTGTCGTCATTCGGAGATCTTCTCGTGCCGTATACATCCCTCACCCTCCAGAAGGCAAGACTTTACTCACTCTCTCACACCACTCATCTCCCAAAACGCTCTGCAACACAGAACCAGTTTGCTTTGTGCTTGGTGGTCTGGCCAAAGGCTTCATTGAACGCCT ACGAAGCTTCTCCCAATCAACCTGCCTCAGCTGGACCCGACCGCTCGAACAGTGCCTCAAACCCTCA CTCCGCACTCGACGTTTCGACCACCACCAATCCTCCATCTCCACGATACTCTGCTGCAGAGCTCCTGAGCCTTCTCCGTTACCCGCCGGAACCCACCACTCGCCGTAGTCATCTTCGACGTCGCCGGGAACCGTCAACGGAGCGAGCGGATATCCAAGGGGGCACCTCGAGAAGTAGCGGTCTAGGGAACAGCAGAGGTGGGCGTATCCCGCCGGAGGGGAGCTCAGAACAAGCACAAGGCCAAGAGCAGGACGATCGGCCTCTCTCCAAACGTAGACGCCTGGAAAACGACAATATGAAGCCCGATGGAGGAGCGTCAGCATCAAGTACAAATGGCTTTTCTCCTGCGTCAAACGGTACTGGCAGCTCGCCCTTCAGAAAGTCGATTACGTCCAACGCCCTTAGCGGACGATCGTCAAATTCCTACTCCCAAGCCCAGCCTCAGACGAATGGCTCCACGGAGCCGTCATTGCCGCGCACCTACTATGGACATGACAGAGAGGAAGTCACCAGAATATTAATCCAGAGTCTATACGATCTAGGGTACTCCGAAGCAGCGGCCACACTCAGTCGCGAGAGTAAATATGAGTTAGAAAGTCCGGCAGTCGCCGCTCTCAGAACCTCCGTGCTAGAAGGACAATGGCTTGAGGCGGAGACCATTCTGTtaagttctttctttgaggGTGTCGAAAACGTGGCGGATGGAAAGCATGCCGTCGGACAACCGCGACATGAAGGGTTGGTCCTGGCCGAGGGTGCCGACAGGAATGAGATGCTCTTTTCGTTGCGGCAGCAGAAGTTTCTGGAGCTGCTTGAGAACCGGGATCTTGCGGCTGCCCTCATGGTACTCCGGCAGGAACTTACGCCTCTTAATCACGACATTGCTCGACTTCATTCACTTTCAAG TTTATTGATGTGTCCCCCTGAAAATCTCCGGGTCCAGGCTGGCCTTGAAGACTCAGTTATTGACTCAAGACGGAAGCTGCTGGCAGAGTTGTCGA AATCTATTTCCCCCTCTGTTATGATTCCCGGACATCGCCTCGCAACCCTCCTTGACCAAGTTAAACAAAATCAAATCAACCGCTGTTTATATCACAATACCGCCGAACCGCCGTCTCTCTACTCTAACCATATGTGCGACCGTAGCCAGTTTCCAACACAGGTCACGCTGGAACTTAATCAGCACACCAACGAGGTGTGGTATCTGGAGTTCTCCCATGATGGTACGAAATTGGCCACGACGAGTAGCGACCGCTCTGTGATCATATACGACACGAGAACATTCGGCGTCATCCACAAGTTGACAGATCACGGCGGCCCTGTTGCTTTCGCGACGTGGAGTCCCGACGATACCAAGTTAATTAGCTGCTCACAGGACTGTAAGGCTCGATTGTGGGATGTGGAG ACTGGTCGTTGTCTCTTGACAATCGACCATCACCGCGAACCTGTCACATCCGCAGCATGGGCTCCGGACAGCGAAAGTTTCGTCACCTGTTCTTTGGATAATAAATCCCAGTTATGCCTATGGAGTGTTCATGGTGATCCGCTATATACTTGGGCTGGTTCCTCGCGTATCCGAGATTGTGCCATATCTCCCGATGGCAGAAGACTCATTGCTATCTCAACGGATAGAAGGATCCATGTGTACAATTTTCCGACTCGGGAGGAGGAATACAGCATGCGTCTCGATCTCGACCTTACGTGCATCAACATTAGCAGCGACTCCAGATACATGCTGGTGAACATGTCTGAAGGCGAAGTACAGCTACTCGATATCGAAACAAAGGACGTTGTTCGTCAGTATTCAGGCCAGAAACAAGGCAACTTTATCATTCGAAGTACGTTTGGTGGAGCCGCTGAGAATTTTGTGGTCAGCGGTAGTGAAG ATTCTCGTATCTATATTTGGCACAAGGAAAATTGCATGCTTGTCGAGACACTTGAAGGTCACGCAAAAGGCTGTGTTAACGCAGTGGCGTGGAACCCAAAGGATCCTGGGGTGTTTGCCTCGGCTGGGGATGATCGAAAAGTCAAGAT ATGGACAAACGGTCATACCACGATCCCCACCACCAAGTCCTACGTCTCACCCAATGGATCCACGCGCTCAAGTGCTGTAGGGCTCACTATCAGTCGCTCATCGAGCACACGCTAG